The following are encoded in a window of Rosa chinensis cultivar Old Blush chromosome 4, RchiOBHm-V2, whole genome shotgun sequence genomic DNA:
- the LOC112199577 gene encoding uncharacterized protein LOC112199577 produces the protein MKQEEEWALNGCSIMTDAWSDWKRRSIMNLCVNCAEGTTFLSSKEASDEAHTGTYIFEYVDKCIEDVGPQNVVQVVTDNASNNMAARDLMKLKRPNIFWTSCATHTLNLMLQGIGNQPRFKGVIEKAKSFTIYIYAHHKTLALMRKFTKKRDIVRPGVTRFATAFLTLQSLMEKKNELRAMITSDEWNESKHAKSVKRKAVVNIALSAFFGNGVSLCLKVFAPLVKVLRLVDGDKRPSMGFVYGELLRAKEEIKMAFKDQETHYRPILDIVDGNARGRLDSPLHLAGYLLNPCYAYANPGIENDNVVMDGFFNCVEVFFPDDIQTQNLVTNVELHKYLKKEGGFGRVLPKAGCTQNDDNYNPVSWWNIYGNLVLKLQSMAKRILSLTTSSSGCERNWSAFEGIHTKKRNRLDTTRLNNLVYVQFNAKIINKKRRMKEKNVDVLLACEATMAQGWIVDGGDEDVDSDLTSEVVGEGSGLGVDSSLEPRRSSRIQEIRELHEDDFVSDEEEEDEMTFEFEFDEEGVLEGYREEEFED, from the exons atgaagcaagaagaagagtgGGCTTTGAATGGTTGCTCTATTATGACCGATGCTTGGAGCGACTGGAAAAGAAGAAGTATAATGAATTTGTGTGTCAATTGTGCGGAAGGCacaacttttctttcttctaaggAAGCATCGGATGAGGCACACACCGGGACGTatatttttgaatatgtggacaAGTGCATTGAAGATGTTGGGCCACAAAATGTGGTTCAAGTGGTGACGGACAATGCTTCAAATAATATGGCGGCGAGAGATTTGATGAAGTTGAAGAGGCCAAACATATTTTGGACTTCATgtgcaactcacaccttgaatctTATGCTTCAAGGAATTGGCAACCAGCCTAGATTCAAAGGGGTGATTGAGAAGGCAAAGAGCTTCACCATCTATATTTATGCACATCACAAGACTTTGGCATTGATGAGGAAGTTTACAAAGAAAAGAGATATAGTGAGGCCGGGAGTCACTAGATTTGCAACCGCTTTCCTCACTTTGCAAAGcttgatggagaagaagaatgagttgAGAGCTATGATTACTAGTGATGAATGGAATGAAAGCAAGCATGCAAAGAGTGTAAAGAGGAAGGCGGTGGTGAATATTGCTTTGAGTGCTTTTTTTGGGAATGGGGTAAGTCTTTGCTTGAAGGTGTTTGCCCCTTTAGTGAAGGTGCTTCGCCTTGTTGATGGGGATAAAAGGCCATCAATGGGCTTTGTGTATGGGGAACTACTTAGAGCCAAGGAGGAGATTAAAATGGCattcaaagatcaagaaactcaTTATCGTCCAATCCTTGACATTGTTGATGGAAATGCCCGTGGTCGACTTGATAGTCCATTGCATTTAGCGGGTTACCTCTTGAACCCATGCTATGCATATGCCAATCCAGGCATTGAGAATGATAATGTGGTCATGGATGGGTTCTTCAATTGTGTTGAGGTGTTCTTTCCCGATGACATTCAaactcaaaatttggtgacAAATGTAGAATTGCACAAGTATTTGAAGAAAGAGGGTGGATTTGGAAGAGTTTTGCCTAAGGCGGGATGCACACAAAATGATGACAATTATAATCCGG tttcgTGGTGGAATATTTATGGAAACCTTGTACTAAAATTACAAAGTATGGCTAAAAGGATACTTTCATTGACCACAAGCTCATCCGGatgtgagagaaattggagcGCTTTTGAGGGG ATCCATACAAAGAAAAGGAATAGATTAGATACAACGAGGTTAAACAATTTAGTCTATGTCCAATTCAATGCCAAAATCATcaataagaagagaagaatgaAAGAGAAGAATGTGGATGTATTACTAGCATGTGAAGCTACTATGGCCCAAGGATGGATTGTGGATGGTGGTGATGAAGATGTCGATTCCGATCTCACTAGTGAAGTAGTTGGAGAGGGATCGGGATTGGGAGTGGATAGTAGCTTAGAGCCTAGGAGAAGTAGTAGaattcaagaaattagggaacttcatgaggatgATTTTGTAtcggatgaagaggaagaagatgagatgacttttgagtttgagttcGATGAGGAGGGAGTACTAGAGGGATATagagaagaagaatttgaggattag
- the LOC112199578 gene encoding uncharacterized mitochondrial protein AtMg00810-like — MESEFEMSMCDELTFFLGLQVRQMNTGLFLSQTKYAENLIKKFGLESNKTVSNPMSTTTKLHEDQEGKSVDPTLFRSMIGSLLYLTASRPDISYSVGVCARFQANPKESHLTVVKRIIRYISGTVNCGIFYTFDTNVEIAGYSDADWGGNLKDRKSTSGGCFFIGNNLIAWHSKKQNCISLSTAEAEYVAAGSCCTQMLWMKQMLHDYGISQGSFIMVHTKITTRLGGHRRLPPPDEGRQAAVRVGILYPGMQRDRSRSPHRRPPPSGAPSAVPPPPVSLDSLRDSILVTDWRLACLTTDMDDMYSLLVRTHHAVTNLTKEIRNLQRHPPGFDAPGPSTAVPEAVAPAESSTSMDNKEFQDHVIKLMEEVEGHSPSKGEK; from the exons atggaaagtgaatttgaaatgagtatGTGTGATGAACTAACCTTCTTTCTTGGATTGCAAGTAAGGCAGATGAATACAGGACtgtttctctctcaaaccaaatacGCTGAAAATTTGATCAAGAAATTTGGTCTCGAATCTAATAAGACAGTGAGCAATCCCATGAGTACCACTACTAAGCTGCATGAAGACCAGGAAGGAAAATCAGTGGATCCGACACTCTTTCGTAGCATGATTGGGAGTTTACTGTATCTCACTGCTAGTCGACCTGATATTTCCTACAGTGTGGGAGTATGTGCTCGCTTTCAAGCAAATCCCAAAGAATCCCACTTAACAGTTGTCAAAAGAATCATTCGATATATTTCAGGTACAGTTAACTGTGGTATTTTCTATACCTTCGATACTAACGTGGAAATTGCAGGGTACTCTGATGCTGACTGGGGAGGCAACCTTAAGGATAGAAAAAGCACTTCTGGAGGCTGTTTCTTTATTGGCAACAATCTTATAGCTTGgcatagcaagaaacaaaattgcatttCCCTCTCTACTGCAGAAGCTGAATATGTTGCTGCTGGGAGTTGTTGCACACAAATGCTGTGGATGAAACAAATGCTTCATGATTATGGTAtttctcaag GTTCTTTCATCATGGTTCACACAAAGATCACCACTCGCCTTGGCGGACACCGGCGTCTTCCTCCCCCTGATGAAGGTCGTCAGGCCGCTGTCAGAGTCGGCATCCTCTATCCCGGCATGCAACGTGACCGCAGCCGAAGCCCTCATCGTCGTCCCCCTCCTTCTGGTGCCCCCTCTGctgttcctcctcctcctgtttCTCTGGATAGCCTTCGTGACTCCATCCTGGTGACTGACTGGAGGCTTGCCTGTCTTACTACTGACATGGACGACATGTACTCTCTTCTAGTTCGTACTCATCATGCCGTAACCAACCTCACCAAGGAGATCCGGAACCTGCAGCGCCACCCTCCAGGGTTTGACGCTCCGGGTCCCTCCACCGCTGTTCCAGAGGCCGTCGCCCCTGCGGAGAGCTCGACTTCGATGGACAACAAGGAATTTCAGGACCACGTCATTAAGCTTATGGAGGAAGTCGAAGGGCATTCCccttcaaagggggagaagtga